CGTCAAGTCAGGTGCAGATGGTCGTCAGATTGTAGGGTATATACCCAATTACTGAGACGAATTCACAAATGCAGTCAATCTCCAGATCGTCATTCTTGCGAAGGCAGGAATCCAGAAATTGACTGATAGGATGGGGATGAAAGCCGCTGAACATCTATGAATATCGCTTCTCGCACGGAATCCGTCTCTTGCAACACCTGATTGTTCCAGAACCTTATCACTCTGAAGCCTTCGCGCTCCAGCCAGGCAGTGCGCGCGGCATCGTAGCTTGCTGACTGTTGGTGCTGTCCGCCGTCAACTTCTATGACAAGTCTGTTCTCGAAGCATACGAAGTCAACGATGTAATGACCTATTGGTGCTTGTCGGCGAAATTTGCAGCCGGACACT
The Chloroflexota bacterium DNA segment above includes these coding regions:
- a CDS encoding endonuclease domain-containing protein, yielding VSGCKFRRQAPIGHYIVDFVCFENRLVIEVDGGQHQQSASYDAARTAWLEREGFRVIRFWNNQVLQETDSVREAIFIDVQRLSSPSYQSISGFLPSQE